ATCAGCTTTAGAAAAGGCTCAATTGCATCCTCGACCTTATTAAAATGATAGGCCATTCCCTGATGATTAAAACCTTCGGCTATCTTCTGACTCAGATCACCCACCGTAATCAGGATATCAGCCTTATCACGGGCATACTGGCCAATCTTAAGATGCTCTGGCGGACCATATTCACCCATTTCCAGCATATCACCCAATACCGCAACCCGTCTTTTACGACCGCCGCTATAGGTGTCCAGAACATCCAGAGCGCCTCTCATTGCATCTGGATTGGCATTATAGGAGTCATTGATCACCATCATTTCCTGGAATTCAAAAATGTCCATCCGGTTGGCACTGGGTTCAAAGGCATCTAAACCTGCCTGAATCTCTGCTTTTGACAACCCAAAATGTTTGCCCAGAAATACCGCAACTAAGCAATTATATACATTATGCTCCCCGGGTATCTTAAAAGTATAGGTTTCAGACTCTTCATCTGATACCATTTTCATTTGCAGTCCGGCAGCATCTGCCTGCCAGCAACTGACATACAGGTCGGAATCTTCTGTCATTCCAAAGGACTTAAGGCAATATGGATGTTTTTCATCCGCCAGGGTCTTCAAGCAATCATCATCGCCATTTACCAAAGCAATATCTTTTGCACCCAGCGTTGTCAGAATTTCTTTTTTTGCTCGAAAAATATTCTCTCGCGTTTTTAATATTTCGATATGGGTCAAACCCACATTTGTAATCACACTAATATCAGGTCTCACAAGTCCAATTGACTTTTCAATATCGCCAAGATGATCCATTCCCATTTCAATCACTGCCATTTGGTGGCTTTCATCCAGCTGTAAAAGAGTCTGGGGAATCCCATATTCATTATTAAAGTTCCCCTGCGTCTTTAAAGTTTTAAACTTTTGTCCTAAAACAGAAGCAAGCAGATCTTTGGTCGTTGTTTTTCCGCTGGAACCAGTGATCGCAATTACCGGTATGTCATAGCGGTTTCGATTATACTTTGATAGTATTTGAAGCGCTTTAAACGTCGACTCCACCAAAATAACTGTCATCTGTTCGGGAAATTCCCGATTTACTTCCTGTGTCAGGGTGATTTTTGCCCCGTTTTTTCCGGCCGAAGCTATAAAGTCATGACCGTTATTGTTGTCTCCTACTATCGGAATGTACAAAGAATTTTCATCGCATTTGCGACTATCTATCGTAACAGCATCGACACTGCCTTCCAGGCTACCCTTTATCAGTCGCCCACTGGAAATTTCCATAATTTCCGTAAAACTATAACTTTTCAATATATTACCACACTTTCAAAAACATCCTGTCATTATACCAAAGTTTTAAATAAATTTAAAGCTTATCTGCACCTTTAGCCCAAATCAATGCCGACTGAAAAATCCAGCCGGCATCAATATTTTTTATCATCGGATTATTTATAACCGCTTATCAATTTGAAAAGAAAACTGTCACATCACTACCCTTTTCCACAACTGTCGTTGCCGCAGGTGTCTGACTGCTGGCAAAACCGCTGCCAGATATTTTTATATTCAAACCAAGGCCAGTTAAAAGTTCATTGGCACTTTGAATGGAAAGACCTTTCAGGTCCGGCACAACCACAGTTTGAACTTCTTCCAGATTGACATCGGTGAGGGCCAGCACCAATTCCTGACTTCCGTCATAGACTGTTCCATTAGCAAGGCTCTGAGCTGCAATGACACTGCCTGATGTCGTTTCATCAATTGTATAGGGAATACCTTTTTCAGCTAAAATAGAAGCCGCAAACTCAAGCTCCTGACCAACCAGATCCGGAACCGTTACCGCTCCTGTCTGAATCTCCTGGGTTTCCCCCATATCTACTGAAGATGCCGCGGAATTATAATCAAGCACCTGTTTCATTAAACTAATAGCTGTTGGCGCCGCACTGGTTGATCCGTATGCCCCAGCTTTAGGTTCATCAAGGACGACATACACTGAATACTGCGGATCCTCCACTGGTGCAAAGCAATAAAAAGAAGTAACATATTTAGTTGATGAATATTCTCCGTCAATAAATTTTTCGGCGGTTCCGGTTTTTCCACCAATTGAGTAACCTTCAGAAAGCGCCGTCATACTTGAATCATACAGAACCACTTTTCGCATAATTTCACGCATGGCCGATGAAGTTTCTGTGGAAATAATCTGTTTAGGTGAATCAGCTTCTTCACCTTTTGTAGCTGCCGAAATGATTGTTGGTTCCACATAATAACCATCATTAACAACACTGTTAAGTGCCGTAATCATCTGAATCGGAGTAGTTGCCAAACCCTGTCCAAAGGAAAAGGTCGCATAATCAACCTCATTAATCCCACCGTTTTCGGTTGAAAGACGATTGATAATACCAGCTTCTTCACCGGTTAATTCAATCCCGGTAGTTTTTCCAAAGCCAAAATTGTAAACGTACTGATAGAATACATCCGGATCTAATTTTTCAATAATCTGAACCAGACCCGGGTTACACGAAGTTGCAATGGCATCGGATACCGTTTCGGTGTAATGGGGGCCAGTCGCACAATGGATCACCGCTTCACCGATTTGAATATACCCAGGATCGTACACAGTAGTATCTGGCGTCACCACACCCTCTTCCAGGGCCGCTGCGCCGGTAATGGCCTTGAAGGTTGATCCCGGTTCGTAGATAAAACTGACCCCCGGATTCTGGTACATTTCCAAAAGCTGTTCATCCTCCGTCATGTCTTCCAACTCTTCTTTGTTTGCCGCCAAAAAATTGGGATCCAGTGTATAAGGATCATTTAAATTATAATCAGGCGTTGTCGCCATGGCCAATACTTCTCCCGTATCTGTATCCATAATGATAGCTGTTACCGTTGTTGTCTGCCAGGTCGCAGCCGCTGCTTCCACCGCCTTTTCAGCAATCAGCTGAATATTTGAATCAACGGTCAGGGTAATATCTTCCCCCTGAACCGGCTCTTTTAATATTTTAGTCTGAGAGGCTATCTGATTTCCATCCGCGTCTTTCTGGTAATAAACAACCCCATCTTCACCGCTTAAGACATCATCATAGGTTGCCTCAACCCCATAAAGACCGGTATAATCAGAGCCGGTAAAACCTAATATATATGAGGCAAAATTTCCGTTGGTATAATAACGGCGATAATCATCCAGAAGCTCAACCCCATTATAACTTTCTATGTCGCCATCCTCATCATAAATCGCTTCTGAATTCTTTATTGCCAAAGCCAAGGAATTGTCTACCTTACTTTTAATCAGAAGTGGTTGATTCTCCTTTCTGGTAGCTGCATCATAAATCGATTCATAATCATATTCCAGATCGTTAGCAAGCGCGGCCGCCACAACAGCCGGATCTAAAATTTCATCCGGCACCACATAAAGTGTTCCGTCAATCACTTCTACACCATCAAAATTATGCCCCATCACTACCACTTCAAGGGCACTGCTGATTCCGCTTTTAACCTCGACGATATCATCCTCTAAAGATGAAAGTTTCTCTAAAACTTCTGTGTATTCAAGCCCCAGATTGTCAGCCAGGGTCTTTGCCAGCTGTTCTGGTTCTTCTACCTGATAGGGGATGATATTAAGGGCAGTTGCTGACGAATCCTTTGCCAGGACATTTCCGTTGCGATCGTAAATATCCCCTCGAGAAGCTTTGATGGCTACCTCTTCCACCAGTTGGTCCACCTGACGTTCATACTTTCCCTCAGAACTGACGATCTGAAGATAGAAAAGATTCCCAATGACAATCAAAAGACAGACTGATAAAACTGCCATAGCTCCCAATATTTTATTCTGTTTCGCCTCAGGTCTAATCTCCCTTGGCCTTTTTTTTATATTACTCACGCACGTTCTCCCGTTTTTGCACTATTATACCGAGCATCATTTGATCTAACCTTAAAATAAACTCTGTAGCCATTCTATCACAACTTCTGTCTCCGTCTGAGCAGTCTGCTCTTCAACGGGATTGACGATTTCCCGGCGATACTGATCCTGAACCGGCTCAACCATCCCGTAACCTCGGGCTTCAGCCTCAATGGCCTGGAGATCCATGTTGGTTACCAGCTGCCCCTCAGTACTGTCATTAGCCTGAATAGCAGAATTCAGTGTTTCCTGTAGTTCTCTGATCTCGGTATTGATTTCATTGATTCTCGAATGCTGAAATAAAAGTCCGGACATAAGAAAAAAGGCAATAATGGCTCCCATCATCACAAAGGATGACATGGTCAGCTTTTTCTCGCCTTTAGGTTTGTTTTTATTTCTGATATTTGACATTTTGCACTCCTTTTTACAACCCTAATTTTTCAGCAATACGTAGTTTTGCACTACGGGAACGATTATTTTGGGTCAGTTCAGAGTTGCCTGGAAGAATAGGTTTTCGCGTCACCAGCTTCAATGATGCCGTTTTCCCACAGACACACTGAGGAAAATCAGGCGGACAGGTACACGGATTTGCCTGTTCTCTGAATAATTGTTTAACAATGCGGTCCTCAAGGGAATGAAAAGTGATCACACAGATTCTGCCCCCTGGTTTTAACGCATTAATACCCTGCTGCAGGGCATCTTCCAATATTTTAAGTTCTCCGTTCACTTCCAGGCGGATCGCCTGAAAGGTTTTTCGGGAAGGATGTTTCTCTTTGAACCGCTCTTTCGGCGGGTAAGCGTTTTTGACAATCTCACTGAGCTCAGTTGTTGTCTCTAGTGGTTTTTTCTCTCTGGCTTTTATGATTGCCCGAACTATATAAGGAGCAAAACGCTCTTCACCGTAAACCCTTAAAATCCTGACTAGTTGATCGTATGAATAAGTATTAACTACCTGACTGGCCAAAAGTGACCCACTCTGATCCATTCGCATATCAAGAGGCCCCTCCCTATGATAGGAAAAGCCTCGGGTATCATCATCCAATTGAAATGATGAAACCCCGAGGTCATATAGAATACCATCGACTTCAGAGAGATGGAGGCCCTCTAAAATCTCAGTTAAACTGGCAAAATTACTTTTGACAAACTGTCTTTGACATTTAAAATCATTAAGCCGTTCCTGGGCATAGGACAGCGCAAAATCATCCTGATCGATTCCGACCAGTAAGCCCTCTTCACTAAGTCGCTGGCAGATGCC
This genomic interval from Eubacteriaceae bacterium ES3 contains the following:
- the murF gene encoding UDP-N-acetylmuramoyl-tripeptide--D-alanyl-D-alanine ligase; translated protein: MKSYSFTEIMEISSGRLIKGSLEGSVDAVTIDSRKCDENSLYIPIVGDNNNGHDFIASAGKNGAKITLTQEVNREFPEQMTVILVESTFKALQILSKYNRNRYDIPVIAITGSSGKTTTKDLLASVLGQKFKTLKTQGNFNNEYGIPQTLLQLDESHQMAVIEMGMDHLGDIEKSIGLVRPDISVITNVGLTHIEILKTRENIFRAKKEILTTLGAKDIALVNGDDDCLKTLADEKHPYCLKSFGMTEDSDLYVSCWQADAAGLQMKMVSDEESETYTFKIPGEHNVYNCLVAVFLGKHFGLSKAEIQAGLDAFEPSANRMDIFEFQEMMVINDSYNANPDAMRGALDVLDTYSGGRKRRVAVLGDMLEMGEYGPPEHLKIGQYARDKADILITVGDLSQKIAEGFNHQGMAYHFNKVEDAIEPFLKLIKKDDVILIKASRGIHLERLVVAIKEGK
- a CDS encoding penicillin-binding transpeptidase domain-containing protein, with protein sequence MSNIKKRPREIRPEAKQNKILGAMAVLSVCLLIVIGNLFYLQIVSSEGKYERQVDQLVEEVAIKASRGDIYDRNGNVLAKDSSATALNIIPYQVEEPEQLAKTLADNLGLEYTEVLEKLSSLEDDIVEVKSGISSALEVVVMGHNFDGVEVIDGTLYVVPDEILDPAVVAAALANDLEYDYESIYDAATRKENQPLLIKSKVDNSLALAIKNSEAIYDEDGDIESYNGVELLDDYRRYYTNGNFASYILGFTGSDYTGLYGVEATYDDVLSGEDGVVYYQKDADGNQIASQTKILKEPVQGEDITLTVDSNIQLIAEKAVEAAAATWQTTTVTAIIMDTDTGEVLAMATTPDYNLNDPYTLDPNFLAANKEELEDMTEDEQLLEMYQNPGVSFIYEPGSTFKAITGAAALEEGVVTPDTTVYDPGYIQIGEAVIHCATGPHYTETVSDAIATSCNPGLVQIIEKLDPDVFYQYVYNFGFGKTTGIELTGEEAGIINRLSTENGGINEVDYATFSFGQGLATTPIQMITALNSVVNDGYYVEPTIISAATKGEEADSPKQIISTETSSAMREIMRKVVLYDSSMTALSEGYSIGGKTGTAEKFIDGEYSSTKYVTSFYCFAPVEDPQYSVYVVLDEPKAGAYGSTSAAPTAISLMKQVLDYNSAASSVDMGETQEIQTGAVTVPDLVGQELEFAASILAEKGIPYTIDETTSGSVIAAQSLANGTVYDGSQELVLALTDVNLEEVQTVVVPDLKGLSIQSANELLTGLGLNIKISGSGFASSQTPAATTVVEKGSDVTVFFSN
- the rsmH gene encoding 16S rRNA (cytosine(1402)-N(4))-methyltransferase RsmH; protein product: MTEAMSHFSVLYEESLEALNINPDGIYVDCTLGGGGHSSGICQRLSEEGLLVGIDQDDFALSYAQERLNDFKCQRQFVKSNFASLTEILEGLHLSEVDGILYDLGVSSFQLDDDTRGFSYHREGPLDMRMDQSGSLLASQVVNTYSYDQLVRILRVYGEERFAPYIVRAIIKAREKKPLETTTELSEIVKNAYPPKERFKEKHPSRKTFQAIRLEVNGELKILEDALQQGINALKPGGRICVITFHSLEDRIVKQLFREQANPCTCPPDFPQCVCGKTASLKLVTRKPILPGNSELTQNNRSRSAKLRIAEKLGL